A DNA window from Phragmites australis chromosome 11, lpPhrAust1.1, whole genome shotgun sequence contains the following coding sequences:
- the LOC133885860 gene encoding large ribosomal subunit protein eL29z-like, whose product MAKSKNHTAHNQSYKAHKNGIKKPKRHLQTSTKGMDPKFLRNLRYSRKHNKKSGEAEAEE is encoded by the exons ATGGCCAAGTCGAAGAACCACACGGCGCACAACCAGTCGTACAAGGCGCACAAGAACGGCATCAAGAAGCCCAAACGCCATCTCCAGACCTCCACCAAGGGG ATGGACCCGAAGTTCCTGAGGAACCTGAGGTACTCGAGGAAGCACAACAAGAAGAGTGGCGAGGCTGAGGCCGAGGAGTAA